The window GGTGCTTGGAGACCAATCTTTCATGTCATCTATTCTTGCTTCGCTTCCTGGAGTTAACCCTAATGATCCTTCAGTTAAGGATTTGCTGGCATCTCTCCAAGGTCAAACAGAGCAAAAGAAAGATGAAGATAAGCCACCAAGCGAGGGCAAAAAGTGATGGTGCTCTGTAAGCTGTCCATGCCTCCACATGCTCTCCAAAGGTCAGGTTCGTGATATACATACAGAAGGCTCCTAGGAAAGTTTGTGAGAAGTAGACGTCTCTTTTCAACCATgaatgaatttgatttaaacagtTTCAATTTTTCCAAATTATGATGACTTGAAGTGAAGCTCACTGATTTGCAAGCTGTTCTTGTTTGGGACTTTGATGGtggcaccagcagcagcagtcaGGGAGGTTATTTGTGCATTCAATTAGAGGCCTTGGTAAATTCCTCCTAGTTTGAATTAATCAAACAACCACCTATTGTAGGTTATTTATTTCCAAAGCATTGGTTTAAAATGGATGCATGCCTGTCATCGAATTCTTTGACACGGACCATGCAAACACGCCATAAAATTCTGAGGTTTTGCACAGTGAATTTGAACATCAATCTAGTTTGAACAGTGAATTTGAACAGTGATTGGCATTGGTATCATCATATCATGATCCTGGTATGAGCACTGCATGAATAATGTTGTGTTCAGTTCATTGCTATCTGAATCTGGGTTCCGTttttcatgaaaccaaaaatggcaaaaaacaaaaaagaaaagaaaagaaaaggacatgGCACCAATCTCTGCATTAGTGTTTGTAAACGAATCTGTCATAGCCTATAAACTTGAAATTCTATGGAATGTGTAGCTACCTGATTGAGAActtgtcactaatgatggcttatatATATTTGCAGCAAAACCAAGGACATTTGTTGGATCGGTTTTCAGCCAAATGCTTTCAGGTTAGACAGAAGTGTCTATGGCCCTCAGACCTGAGAATATGTTTTTATACGTGGGGTAGGCCCGTGGTgtagtgatctagactgttgatctgatggcccattttggaattgggaatttccaaaaaatctcattgatatgacaatcctaactaattgggaagaagaaacaacaatagcttcaaggtgagttttatcattttattttttatttttccatttttttaagcTGTTATAATTTTTCTGCTAGAACTAGCATGTGTGGATTGGCAAAAGTGCGAATGCACTTGGTGTTTCAAATGCCACCCACTGTTTTAATAGAAAGATATtatgttttaaataatatatttaatttaagcAATTATTATGTTTGATAGTATCAATTGTTTCAAATGCCACCCACAGTTTTGATAGAAAGATATTAAGATTTTCAGACCTCACCTTTTGATAGAAAGATATTTAATTTCAGCAGTTTGACTTTTCCAATGGAATGTGGACATGACATTTTAAGGAAATTGGATTGCTagaccccatagtgatgtttatttgtcatccaacctgttcataagatcatacagacatggatgaatggaaaacaagaatataagcttgatccaaaacttctgtgccccctaagaaattttcaaccatagtacattttatctgtttcatgtggtgtggtccatttaaacaaaaatataagcatgatccaaaacttctgtgcctcccaagaaattttcaaccgtagtacattttatctgtttcatgtggtgtggtccatttaaacaaaaatataagcttgatccaaaacttctgtgcacatacaaggatacttttttcgaggtgattcacatgctttatttcattgccattgtatgaatgaacttgtcctcaatatatgctccatttttttttctcttaaagcttcttgaacatgaaaatgtttAAGAGTCCACTCATGaacgtctttctttcttttttaccaggattgcctcaagttcttaaaagaaatacCTTCTGCAGCAATAAATGATGCATCTGCCAATCCTTTCCAACATTCCTGCTCTGTCATGAATCTTTATCTAGAGACAAGTTCTACTCTTTTGAAGGTTTTTActtccaaaatttctttttctattacctATACATAGCGTCATAGAGAACTATTATGCACATGAATATTTCACAAGTCCTTCAAGCCCATTCTGGCCAGCTCATCTCCCACCAACTTTCTAAGGAATTGAGAAGGTTGCAGGCATCATCTGTGCATGCTAATCCAAGACTGCAAAATGGTGGAGCTACAGATTCATGAACACATGATGCATCATATCTGATTATTCACTGGCCTCTTCAGATCaacaaaaaataatcttttttagCATCTCTGTCCAAACACAGTTCAAAATGTATGATTATTCACTGGCCCTTCACTCACCgttgttgtttaaatatatcttaatgttgttgttgtatagaacaatggtagcagatttttgaATTATGTGGAACAGTTGTTGGGGTATGAAGGGTTTAGTTGAACAGTTGCTATTGTATAGAACAGTTGATGAAGGGTTTTGCAGATTTTCAGAGAGATATTTGAATTTAGCtttgttcttttgctcttttttcttgaatttgaggttgggagtttggaatttcaggtcctcggggagagcgatggatttcaatgtgatctttagtctttcttcatgaactggaagtgggtatttggaattatagttttctttttttccggcagagatttgaattttagatgtgttgctctttccatgtgcatctgattttcttctaacatctttcttactgtagatggggtgttaagaagcctcaaatcatgaaaaatttTGTCACGATCTTGTCGAATGCAAGTTTTGGGATGGCCATGTTCGgtctcggtaagatcattgatatgctcatcatgttcagtctcggtaagatcattgatatgctcattCGATGTGAGGGGTGTCATCAAGAAATATGACAGTCCCGAACAAAGTAAGTTTGCTTATTCTATGTACTGCTATGAATTTCTTAAATCTATACATGCTTTCTCATTACCGTGCCTTCTtttcttgcagttcttgaagaaTTCTTTCATTTAAGACTTGAGTTCTATGTAAAGAGAAAGGTGAGCTTTGATCTAGGCcctccattttttctttttggtaattgAGAAGATGGTAGTATTGACTTGCTACTTTCATGCAGAAAGTAATGTTGGATAATCTTGAAAGAAAGCTGTTGAGATTGTCTAACAAAGTCAGATTCATCATTGGGGTGGTAGAAGGAGAGATTATTGTGAGTAACAGGAAGAGAGCAGATCTGGTCCTTGAGTTGCAGTAGACAGGTTTCACACCGTTCCCTAAAATCAAAGGCGTTGATACCAGCGAGGCAATGGAAACATAAGAAAATGAAGAGACACCGGAGGTGGGAATAGTTGTAAGAGCAAGTGATTATGAGTATTTACTGTCGATGCCGATTGGATCTTGttgttaatgagaactttaaatagacatataactattattatgttggcattttacttttgtgaatggaaatgaatgattgtgtttgattgaatgaatgaatgatttaacaGGGTGTACTACAATAGTAAGAGCTGCCATTACCAATTAAATTTTCTATTAACAACaagcattagctacggctattcaCCGTAGCCCTTTGTTGAAACCGTAGCTCTTGCTAAAATTAGCTTTTCGctacagttctcattctacttttagctacagataaaatcTGTAGCTGTATGTAATTTTAAACTACAGACAATATTGCTACAGATTTATTCCGTACCTATACTTTCATTAGGTACGGCTACTAACCGTAGCATTGAATCTGAAAACCGTAGttgttgctaatttcagcctattgctatagttcatgcccaacttttggctacagatataatctgtagccgTAAATCCTTGATAGCTACAGAAGCAATGGCTACGGCTTTAATCCGTATCCAATAtcgctatagctacggattttatccgtagccatagcttttagacctatggctacggtaccaatggctacggtcgtgctacggattttaaccgtagctataggcttttagctacggtttttatccgtagccttttccctgtTTTCTGGTAGTGATGGTGTATGGCTGTACCTataacaatacatttgtgattacaatttatttcaattcagtttgtatttatttctatattcctctttggtttgagatttgatacaaagatctttctaaaaataaggttgtcctaccataaactctagtttttggtgtaaggttgtccttagaacaacatttgtatcaacctctcaagatctgaattttgaggttattttactttcttgcattgtgatttattttggctatcatattctttttaattccgctgttataagttttatttggcattgtcctattcacccccccccccccccccctaggacatatagctaggccttttcatatcccacaatgtgattgagtgggagatgttggtcATAGGCCTGTGGGGCCCAatggtgggcaatcactagtgggtggtcCCATGAGTTTAGCCTCTTCCGGCCTCTTCCGTTGGAAGAtgatttttaaatataaatttaaatgagGATGGGAGTTATctagtctcatccaaactcccatcTTTTCTTATAAAAGGGATGAGGTTCTCTCGTGaaaaatatcattagaaataccGAGAGTACAAAGAGGAATAGTGGTTGGTATATAGAAATTTGTCTGTTTAATTTGTCCTTGGGATATAAGCCATAGATCGTAATCCAgggccatctataccgtagaatTACAGGGGTGAATAGaaccatctgctccagtagtaaatAGGCGGGCTGCTGGATCTGGAGCATTAATCTTCGGCTTTGTGAAGGTTCCagatccagcgccgacagcctctgtagtaccccattctcggctcccagcatctatataccatgttccgatcctgggatcctacaatgaggatttcaagcataattttgattcagtataagcataaccataagcataactcacgaacaataaccacaagaacaccatcacaaaatccactatgataaaaaactttgaatacagtgcgtataaagggaaatacaagataatgataataatagaaactccaaaagctcggctgcacactccaactgcgacaaggctacgCCTACGTCCTGACATTACCTGCacccatcaatcatgcataagcttataaaaagcttagagggtggtgtaagtgtgtgcgcaatataagcgtgctcagaatgcaatgtcagagaaatgcggaatcatgttgatgagtagatgaatgcaatcagccgtaccaaagctatgcggtgcaagatatgaatgctatcggccatgtcaagaccatgcgatgtgagatacagttcaagcatgctaatcctcatcatatatcagtacagttctcattccggataatcaccagggtttagtacactccaaatggcactgtcgctctcctagccacacagtccaagtgagcgtaagaaaccttactatccgcctggctaatagtctgccaatacttatccggcacgtcgatagtggacccattcacgagctggtcaaactcagcctagtattgccccttactctcgggtgagtaaggccacaaccctttctaactgaccacgacatagtgggagacgcggcctcctggtattcaaccctcgtgtgctcatatatccactcggtctcgacattggagtcatcctctagtatcatcgggtttagggattttcacccagggacatctatggcgccccgatgcttagtaacaatatttctagtatccgatcctgccatctacgatgtgtttgtggaggttgtaaccctgatgtcactaggaaattagtaatcatgtcatacaaatgtgaagtgcatgattcacactaccagtcatacaATAGTCctacgcataccgcgcgctcatgaagggcaactccgcctatcaaggagcccataaacaatctgttcgaaggcatatgctatgaccagtcactcctcatatcaaacatgcatatgatgcatatgagcatgaatcatggatctatactaaacaagttatgtggtgatgggctctattcataacgaaagtgggcctagacggactacacactacaagtatgagcctatcaatgggccctaggaagagtcataatgcggacgtttaaccaacattattcttacaatgtggacatcaaaccatcattgctctcaaggcatagcccgctataaatgtcaacacatataccatggtggaatcacactacaatggaccATATGTACATCCTAttcggcctcgacccatgggcctctaatacatcaaatgggcctcatatatcacatcgggcctactCAAATGAGGCCTAAACAAAGTGCCAAATCAACTGGGCctagttgaatgggccgagttcaaataggccgaacccaactcatctatttttaagaatcaataaatataaaatgaatcatatcaaaagatcatctggaccatagtggagataatgatttttccatgattaaattccaatgggccccatcatagggtttatttcccatccagcatagtcataaggtcacaaaggcctggatttaGAGGAACAACAAGTATCATTTTGGTCTAAACTTGGTAGCCCCaagattttttaatggtggacattcaaacccactggttcctataatgtggtccacctgatcctagatctgtcttatttttagtctcaagccttaaaatgatcttttaaaaatggttggatggcttggatgcaacccatgcatcatggtggatcccatagggatggaaaggatggatagcatagatgaggtgcataccccatggtggggcccacactaatggaaggtgtggattgcaatacatacatcagtgggtcccacatggggcccaccataatgtttattttccatccaacccgttgacaaggtcacataaaacatggggcccactgtaatgtttattctccacctAACCTGTGGCCaggtcatgcagacctggggcccaccataatgtttattttacacccAGCCTGTTGGTAAGGTCCCATGGACCAGgggccatcgtaatgtttatttatcatccaatctactGACGAGGCCActtagacatggggcccaccgtaatatttatatgcaatccaaattgttgatatggTCACAGGACCTGaacgaataggaaaaacaaatttcatatttgatccgaaacttctgcaactcacaagggtttcaatggtaggtgtcaatcctcactgttcatgtgacgtgggccacccaagtcccatgtacggctgatttttttttttttggggtggcccatggtCAGAAGGGGGCCACCAGattgtacggtgttgatgttctaacatacatcatggtggggcctacaagtggGACCATGTGATCCCTGCCCGTCCACTGTCCATGCAGCAGGAGGACGCTTTTGCGTCCTCTGCTATCagtggcagcagcaggcgctgttgcctaatgcatgtatttttatttttatttttgaaatcaaTATTCTTATGGTTtttcccatgtagggcccacaataGGGAAATCCGCCTCgcccattggtctctgtggctcaATACCAGCCTATCAAGCTCGATATGCATCATGTTTTggcgaataaaaacatcaagacaggttttaacggtaaacactactatttcctatggtatggcctgcttgatCATCGGATTGatctcatttttcaactcaacgcctaaaatatgCTGAGAAAtggaatagacggcatggattatatacatacatcgaggtggggcctacatgaacgcCCACCCAAAGCTTAGTACACCACAAcatcagtttacacttcactattagccatgCCCCCAAGCCAATTCACACTTCTCTGTTGGGCCACGTCTAGTGTCTCTGAACGTTGGGCGGTGAGGAATAACAcaaggcatcatggtgggtcccacatggatgtggcccaccatgcatgtgtgtgtgtgtgtgtgtgtgtatatatatattaatataatataaatatatcacATATATTTCAGTCTAGTGGGTGGGATTtccctgaaatgtggtgggcctctccatctgatggatggagtagatttaacacaatttggtggggcccactacattctagggagaggaaaagagagagagagagagagagagagagagagagagagagagagagacctcgccactatgggcccctctcttcattgcatacatcattttgagtcccacaacaagtggacccttaaaatagaaatcaatggtggatcacccacctatcttccttcttcttgctcccctagcctccttagctccttgcctttaagtttgatggaggtagatgatggatgaatggttgagatgtgagatgagagagtaagaaagtgggccacacttgttgttgtggaagggagcttggacgtatggtgcTTTCATGGGATTTGggaggttgcttggaaaaataagagagaaagtgaggtgatggattgatataggatggatggaatgggtgttgtaaggagaggtatggttggggttgaaattttggtaaaagaggaatggtgaggggagggagagagttgacttatggaaaaggagggatgggttgttgtacttaggatATGGCTTGTAcgtgacattgattgattgattgatgagacatgtcgtagagattccctcgaaattcgcaacgtgtGGTGTTTTTTAAGAATGAACGCGGACCCACGacttctaacctgggtatcggatcggtgcgcgagtcgtggcgttggaaccgcgacaacggcgcggtcgctaagatgcaagtttcggattgagtcgagtcaggtaTACAGGACTCatcttaggatcgcgcacaaacgtcgaATGTGGGTCGAGGTTTGTCGAAATTCGACTAGAAGGACTACGGAAACCTACGGAAtgatacggactatgatacgggtcttacagtaacCTTATCAAAACaatgaatggcaaataaacactccGAAAATGTTAAGAtgtgccttaagaagtttttaattgtaaggCATTCAATCACCTATGTTTCCTACGGTATGGTTCACCCGATaattgcatctgcttcatttttgggataataccctaaaatgacctggaaaaataatggatggatggcgtagatacgGAATTCATACacgaaggtgggctccacggaaaGAGCAACGCCCTCTTGGGTGAGGTCAGCttctccggaagcggattggctggtgtactacacaagctatatagctggtgtagacaTGTGTCTTGCCATGACGAccagcttcgagttgtacgaaccgttcaaaggaaatcaaagttacatggccccataatgatgtatttattatatccacaccgttaatccatttttccagatcattctagagcattagacaaaaataattcatatccaaggctcaaatggaccacaacaaaaatagcagtgaggataataattttcgtagggcccaccttaacgtgtATTTTCAATCCAATCGGTTAATAAGGTCAACAAtaaatggatgaagaggaaaatttttttatattgatccgaaacttttgtgaccccaaaaggatttcaatggtatatgttcaatcccccactgctttttgcatgCTTTCGGCAGTGTGTTCGAACTAATATTTAGATGTGTCTTATTTTCAGAagcaagccttaagacgatctggctaaatggatggacggtttggatataacacatacctcatgatgggacccaccgaacttgctgacgtcagtacactagctatatagctggtgtgtggtgcatcagccaatccgcttccaatccgCTCCCCCAACAAAAGGCCCCGTTGCGCATATCTTGCATTGATGATGTGCCATCGGCCACATCATGTTAGAAGTGGATGAGAAATAAAGCCGATCAAAAACTCTCTGTTGGGTCACATCGCAGGGAAAAGTGGGCATGGGacgactgccattgaaaccttcctgggcgcAGCGAAgtttgaatcaggctgatattggG is drawn from Magnolia sinica isolate HGM2019 chromosome 5, MsV1, whole genome shotgun sequence and contains these coding sequences:
- the LOC131247075 gene encoding DNA topoisomerase 2-like, which codes for MQVLGWPCSVSVRSLICSSCSVSVRSLICSFDVRGVIKKYDSPEQILEEFFHLRLEFYVKRKKVMLDNLERKLLRLSNKVRFIIGVVEGEIIVSNRKRADLVLELQ